In the Caenorhabditis elegans chromosome X genome, one interval contains:
- the B0310.3 gene encoding uncharacterized protein (Confirmed by transcript evidence), giving the protein MEGNFLNNPWINCCFVTTYAGVVAQYFKKGAEWFNFTTPSIGTFTNEQNEEDSSNYSTSGYDSSAETISANSSPINRSGVRSRISQKQRQRILKEAHFKAQQLNRKMVVQKSCPPDHEIKPVPSKFYQFDAITDFGFGGPVLLVGMQKDVEVMKLETKEKARSGRKKNRKSKYKCNMYKMTKLAQIVAKIPKKKEVIEIDEDGFQKVSSKKAAKLRTLKPADVPTPPTKVVENKEEVIKLEVIEQPEPIVLPVSTPTVTFSRFEEMKRVVKVEKAQESAKTKALKKSKAISISRHVGFLQILEKLEETEEKPQVENEKKVVVKHVQSARKNQKKGRKNRKVEPPKEEFEPYEEDHYNFKRYFLIIGVYVLVFIYVCTNVLTVGVSYEFPYITLANKNVRAINSTLPKSVNESSFLIR; this is encoded by the exons ATGGAAGgaaatttcttgaacaatCCATGGATCAACTGTTGCTTTGTAACAACTTACGCTGGAGTTGTTGCACAGTACTTTAAAAAAGGTGCGGAATGGTTCAACTTTACCACTCCGAGTATCGGAACTTTTACAAATGAACAAAACGAAGAAGACTCTTCAAACTATTCAACTTCTGGATATGACTCATCGGCGGAAACAATCAGTGCCAATAGTTCGCCAATCAATCGTTCTGGTGTTCGCAGcagaatttcacaaaaacaaCGACAGCGTATTTTAAAAGAGGCTCACTTTAAAGCGCAACAGCTCAACAGAAAAATGGTTGTACAGAAATCTTGCCCGCCAGATCACGAAATAAAGCCAGTCCCGTCGAAATTCTACCAGTTTGATGCAATTACTGATTTTGGATTTGGTGGACCGGTTCTATTAGTCGGAATGCAGAAGGATGTGGAAGTCATGAAGTTGGAGACAAAAGAAAAAGCAAGAAGTGGTCGAAAGAAGAACAGAAAATCGAAGTATAAATGTAATATGTACAAAATGACAAAACTTGCCCAAATAGTTGCAaagattccaaaaaagaa agaggtaattgaaattgatgaggACGGATTTCAAAAGGTTTCGAGTAAAAAAGCTGCAAAACTAAGGACTTTGAAACCTGCAGATGTGCCAACTCCGCCGACAAAAGTTGTAGAGAATAAAGAAGAAGTTATCAAACTCGAGGTCATTGAGCAACCAGAACCCATCGTACTACCAGTATCAACTCCAACCGTCACCTTTTCCCGCTTTGAAGAGATGAAGAGAGTGGTAAAGGTAGAGAAAGCTCAGGAGAGCGCGAAAACCAaggctttgaaaaaatccaaagctATTTCGATTTCAAGGCATGTTGGCTTCCTGCAGATTTTGGAAAAGCTAGAGGAAACCGAGGAAAAGCCTCaagttgaaaatgagaaaaaagtagtGGTAAAGCATGTTCAAAGTGCTagaaagaatcaaaaaaaggGCAGGAAGAATCGTAAAGTGGAGCCACCAAAAGAAGAATTTGAACCCTACGAGGAAGACCACTACAACTTTAAAC gttacTTCCTTATCATCGGTGTCTATGTTCTAGTATTCATTTACGTTTGCACTAACGTTTTGACCGTCGGTGTGTCATATGAATTTCCATACATCACACTTGCCAacaaaa ATGTTCGGGCAATCAATTCAACACTCCCAAAAAGTGTAAATGAAAGCTCATTCTTGATAagatga